In one window of Bacillales bacterium DNA:
- the gluQRS gene encoding tRNA glutamyl-Q(34) synthetase GluQRS gives MMRGRFAPTPSGDLHIGNALTAMLAWLQVRKNGGTFVLRIEDLDRPRCRPTFYRRICEDLRWLGLDWDEGPDVGGGYGPYEQGKRGQLYEAAFARLEKAGRLYPCFCSRKELRTLASAPHGLSSLGPAYPGLCRGLSAKEREARAKGKRPSHRFAVPDEPVAFDDAVMGRQTYSPGSGGDFVVKRADGIMSYQLAVVVDDAEMDITHVLRGADLLDSTVRQILLYRALRLPVPKFAHVPLIYGPDGQRLSKRHGEWITVSRLRENGVSAQRLMGILAFLAGLLEQPESLALEELLSHFTVETIREDDIHLDEPFVSKWF, from the coding sequence ATGATGAGAGGCAGGTTCGCGCCGACGCCGTCGGGAGATTTACATATCGGAAACGCGTTGACGGCGATGCTGGCATGGCTGCAAGTAAGGAAAAACGGAGGAACGTTCGTGCTCCGGATCGAAGATCTCGATCGACCGCGGTGCCGGCCAACGTTTTATCGGCGAATTTGTGAAGATTTGCGCTGGCTCGGTCTCGATTGGGATGAAGGTCCGGATGTCGGCGGAGGTTACGGTCCCTATGAGCAAGGAAAACGGGGACAATTGTATGAAGCGGCGTTTGCTCGGTTGGAAAAGGCCGGGAGGCTGTACCCGTGTTTTTGCAGCCGCAAAGAGTTGCGCACACTTGCGAGCGCTCCTCATGGTTTATCTTCTCTCGGGCCGGCTTACCCCGGCCTTTGTCGTGGTTTAAGTGCTAAAGAGCGGGAGGCACGGGCGAAGGGAAAACGGCCGTCGCACCGGTTTGCGGTGCCGGACGAGCCGGTTGCCTTTGATGATGCCGTCATGGGCCGGCAAACGTACAGTCCCGGCAGCGGCGGGGATTTTGTCGTAAAAAGAGCGGACGGGATCATGAGTTATCAGCTCGCCGTCGTCGTTGATGACGCTGAGATGGACATCACTCACGTGCTCCGAGGGGCGGATTTGCTCGATTCAACGGTGCGGCAAATTTTGCTTTATCGGGCTTTGCGGCTTCCGGTTCCGAAGTTTGCTCACGTGCCTTTGATCTACGGCCCGGACGGCCAGCGGTTATCCAAACGGCACGGAGAATGGATCACAGTCTCCCGTCTTCGTGAAAACGGCGTTTCTGCCCAACGGTTGATGGGTATTCTTGCCTTTCTGGCCGGTTTGCTTGAACAACCTGAATCGTTGGCACTGGAAGAGTTATTGTCACATTTCACCGTCGAAACCATTCGCGAGGATGACATTCACTTAGACGAACCATTTGTTTCGAAATGGTTTTAA
- a CDS encoding glycoside hydrolase domain-containing protein, with translation MPARKLWGVDSAARVTTESYRCVVNEYGKPVYWGRYLQTVPGFADGLTTEEIRLIHSRGVKILPIYSNFRSAVGYRTGRVTARNAIYHASRLGIPKDTFLFANIEKGFNVNGDWIRGWVDALYTSGFRPGIYSAPDRAAFNEAYCNAVENDEKVAEQTVLWSQEPTPGTTAKNEAPPFRPAVPSCRANVWIWQYGENAPNCPIDTNLLDPRVLNHLF, from the coding sequence GTGCCAGCGAGAAAACTTTGGGGGGTGGACTCTGCCGCCCGTGTGACAACTGAAAGTTATCGATGCGTGGTCAACGAGTACGGAAAACCCGTATACTGGGGCCGTTACTTGCAAACCGTGCCCGGTTTCGCCGACGGGTTGACGACCGAAGAAATTCGCCTAATCCATTCGAGGGGCGTAAAGATTCTGCCGATCTACAGTAATTTCCGCAGTGCCGTCGGCTACCGTACCGGAAGGGTGACCGCGCGTAACGCGATCTATCATGCCTCCCGGCTCGGCATTCCAAAGGACACCTTCTTGTTCGCCAATATCGAAAAAGGCTTTAACGTCAACGGCGATTGGATTCGCGGTTGGGTGGACGCGCTCTATACGAGCGGCTTTCGTCCGGGAATCTATAGCGCGCCGGATCGCGCAGCGTTTAACGAAGCCTACTGCAACGCGGTTGAAAACGATGAGAAAGTAGCAGAACAAACGGTGCTTTGGAGCCAAGAACCAACGCCGGGTACGACAGCGAAAAACGAGGCCCCGCCCTTCAGACCCGCCGTTCCAAGCTGTCGAGCAAACGTATGGATTTGGCAGTACGGTGAAAATGCCCCGAATTGTCCGATCGACACGAATCTGCTCGATCCAAGGGTCCTGAACCACTTGTTTTAA